The following proteins come from a genomic window of Winogradskyella sp. PC-19:
- a CDS encoding DMT family transporter, with amino-acid sequence MKQNKHLKHLFWLTVATLFISTSGSLGKFIDMPTPVVIWWRSALAAIFLLVFCVYKGISLKILNGKDRRTFFIGAVLMGAHWITYFISLKLSNVAIGMLSIFTFPVIIALLEPLFSKSKLDPIHIVLGLMVLTGIYILAPEFNLESSQLQGVLFGVLSAFCYALRILILKGEVKKYNSTMLMFYQVAIIAILLVPILFFESTVNIKTQYPYVIILALLTTAIGHTMFVNSLKYFKASTASIIGSLQPIFGIIIAFLFLNEIPTLNTFFGGSLILATVIIESIRSKKK; translated from the coding sequence ATGAAGCAAAACAAACACCTTAAACATTTGTTCTGGCTAACAGTTGCGACACTGTTTATTAGTACATCAGGCAGTTTAGGTAAATTTATAGATATGCCAACGCCTGTAGTCATTTGGTGGCGTTCAGCTTTAGCAGCTATATTTTTGCTTGTATTTTGTGTTTACAAGGGCATTAGTCTAAAAATCCTTAACGGAAAAGATAGACGTACTTTTTTTATTGGCGCCGTTCTAATGGGCGCACATTGGATTACCTATTTTATTTCCTTAAAATTATCTAACGTAGCTATTGGTATGCTCTCAATATTTACCTTTCCAGTAATCATTGCGCTTTTAGAACCATTATTTTCAAAGTCAAAACTAGACCCAATTCATATTGTTCTGGGGTTAATGGTGCTTACAGGAATATATATTTTAGCACCAGAATTTAATCTAGAAAGCAGCCAACTACAAGGTGTGTTATTCGGTGTGTTATCTGCGTTTTGTTATGCCTTACGTATTCTTATTCTTAAGGGCGAAGTGAAAAAGTATAATAGTACAATGCTGATGTTTTATCAAGTAGCAATAATAGCTATACTATTGGTACCCATATTGTTTTTTGAAAGCACCGTAAATATAAAAACGCAATATCCGTATGTCATTATTCTTGCCTTATTAACAACCGCAATTGGGCACACCATGTTTGTAAATAGTCTTAAATATTTTAAGGCTAGTACGGCTAGTATTATTGGTAGTTTACAACCAATATTTGGAATAATTATTGCTTTTTTATTCTTAAATGAAATACCTACATTGAATACTTTTTTCGGAGGTAGTCTAATATTAGCAACTGTAATTATTGAAAGTATTAGGTCTAAGAAAAAATAA
- the mfd gene encoding transcription-repair coupling factor — protein MSKTTITQTYIQTLQTQNLQIAIAKSEGNTHLKGLVGSSLSIVISEVFKTTDKPFLLVFDDKEEAAYYLNDLEQLINDKDVLFYPGSYRRPYQIEETNNANVLLRAEVLNRINSRKKPAIIVTYPDALFEKVVTKKELEKNTLKVAVGNDLSIDFVNEVLFEYKFKRVDFVTEPGDFSVRGGIVDVFSFSHDEPYRIEFFGDEVDSIRTFDVETQLSTERIKKVSIIPNVANKFIEEKRESFLKYISSKTVVFSKNSSLLFSRIDTFYEKAVEAFAALSEDIKHASPDELFCNSELLKRQFLEYTTVEFGASTLDRDEIITFNTKPQPSFNKQFNLLIDDLNNNHEDGITNYIACVSEQQAKRFHDIFDDAEKEVHYKTVVLSLYQGFIDTEQKIAVYTDHQIFDRYHKFHLKNGYAKKQAITLKELTNLEIGDYVTHIDHGIGKFGGLKKIDVEGKKQEAIKLVYGERDVLYLSIHSLHKITKFNGKDGKPPKVYKLGSKAWKTLKQKTKSRVKEIAFNLIKLYAKRKLKKGFQYAPDSNMQHELEASFIYEDTPDQVSSTEDIKADMESERPMDRLICGDVGFGKTEVAIRAAFKAVDNGKQVAVLVPTTILAYQHSRTFKERLKDFPVTVDYVNRFRTAKQKRETLEGLEKGSVDIIIGTHQLANKNVKFKDLGLLIVDEEQKFGVAVKEKLKTIKENVDVLTLTATPIPRTLQFSLMAARDLSVITTPPPNRYPIESHVIRFSEETIRDAVSYEIQRGGQVFFIHNRIENIKEVAGMIQRLVPDAKIGIGHGQLDGKKLEELMLAFMNGDFDVLVSTTIVESGLDVPNANTIFINNANNFGLSDLHQMRGRVGRSNKKALCYFITPEYSAMTSDARKRITALEQFTELGSGFNIAMKDLEIRGAGDLLGGEQSGFINDIGFDTYQKILNEAIEELKESEFADLYKDDGKPKKFVKDVTIDTDFELLFPDDYVNNITERLNLYTKLNEIKTEEDLQKFESEIIDRFGELPAQVSDLFDSVRLKWIATEIGVEKLIMKQGRLIGYFIQDQQSQFYQSDNFSRVLQYVQANATKCIMKEKQTRKGLRLLISFQNVKSTQQALNLLSEIN, from the coding sequence TTGAGTAAAACCACAATTACCCAAACCTATATACAGACTTTGCAAACACAAAATCTGCAAATAGCTATTGCCAAATCTGAAGGAAACACGCACTTAAAAGGCTTAGTTGGCTCATCGTTATCGATAGTAATTTCTGAAGTTTTTAAAACTACTGATAAACCTTTTTTATTAGTTTTTGATGATAAAGAAGAAGCTGCATATTATCTTAACGATTTAGAGCAACTCATTAACGATAAGGACGTACTTTTTTATCCTGGAAGTTATCGTAGACCTTACCAGATTGAAGAAACTAATAACGCTAATGTACTATTACGAGCCGAGGTTTTAAATCGAATAAATTCCAGAAAAAAACCAGCAATAATTGTCACATATCCAGATGCATTATTTGAAAAAGTAGTTACTAAAAAGGAGCTTGAAAAAAACACTTTAAAGGTCGCAGTTGGGAACGATTTAAGTATTGATTTTGTTAATGAGGTACTGTTCGAATATAAGTTTAAACGTGTTGATTTTGTAACAGAACCTGGTGATTTTTCTGTTCGTGGTGGTATTGTAGATGTCTTTTCATTTTCACACGACGAACCTTACAGAATTGAATTTTTCGGAGATGAAGTAGATAGTATTAGAACCTTTGATGTCGAAACCCAATTATCTACTGAACGCATCAAAAAGGTGAGCATCATCCCAAACGTTGCAAATAAATTTATTGAAGAAAAACGCGAAAGCTTCTTAAAATATATCTCATCCAAAACGGTTGTTTTTTCTAAAAACTCATCTTTATTATTTTCAAGAATTGATACTTTTTATGAAAAAGCCGTTGAAGCTTTTGCAGCACTTTCTGAAGATATCAAACATGCTTCTCCGGATGAATTATTCTGTAATTCGGAATTATTGAAGCGTCAGTTTTTGGAATATACAACAGTTGAATTTGGAGCTTCAACCTTAGACAGAGATGAGATAATTACTTTTAACACAAAACCTCAACCATCATTCAACAAGCAATTTAATCTTCTAATTGACGATTTAAATAACAATCATGAAGATGGTATAACAAACTACATTGCTTGTGTAAGTGAGCAACAAGCCAAACGTTTTCATGATATTTTTGATGATGCCGAAAAAGAAGTGCATTACAAAACCGTTGTACTTTCACTATATCAAGGTTTTATAGATACTGAACAAAAAATTGCGGTGTATACAGACCATCAGATTTTTGACCGTTATCACAAATTTCATCTTAAAAATGGCTACGCCAAAAAGCAAGCCATTACTTTGAAAGAGTTGACTAATCTCGAAATTGGCGATTATGTCACACACATAGACCATGGTATTGGTAAGTTTGGTGGGCTTAAAAAAATTGATGTCGAAGGCAAAAAACAAGAAGCTATAAAGCTAGTTTATGGAGAGCGTGATGTTTTGTATTTAAGCATCCACTCGCTCCACAAAATCACTAAGTTTAATGGTAAAGATGGTAAACCGCCAAAAGTATACAAGTTAGGTAGTAAAGCTTGGAAAACACTTAAGCAAAAAACCAAATCACGTGTTAAAGAGATTGCCTTCAATCTCATAAAATTATATGCTAAACGTAAATTAAAAAAGGGATTTCAGTATGCTCCGGACAGTAACATGCAGCACGAGCTAGAAGCTTCTTTTATTTATGAAGACACACCAGACCAAGTCAGCTCTACAGAAGATATTAAAGCAGATATGGAAAGTGAACGCCCAATGGACAGACTAATTTGTGGTGATGTAGGTTTTGGTAAAACAGAGGTTGCTATCAGAGCAGCTTTTAAAGCTGTAGATAACGGAAAACAAGTCGCTGTTTTAGTACCTACAACGATTTTGGCTTATCAACATTCGAGAACATTTAAAGAACGTTTAAAAGATTTTCCTGTTACAGTAGATTACGTTAACCGTTTTAGAACTGCCAAACAAAAACGCGAAACATTAGAAGGTCTTGAAAAAGGAAGTGTAGATATTATTATAGGCACACATCAACTCGCTAACAAAAATGTAAAATTTAAAGACTTAGGATTATTAATTGTTGATGAAGAACAAAAATTTGGAGTAGCAGTAAAAGAAAAGCTAAAGACCATTAAAGAAAATGTCGATGTATTGACATTGACAGCGACCCCAATTCCTCGTACGCTTCAATTTAGTTTAATGGCTGCTAGAGATTTATCGGTGATTACAACACCGCCACCAAACCGTTATCCGATTGAGAGTCATGTGATTCGCTTCAGTGAAGAAACGATTAGAGATGCTGTGAGTTACGAAATTCAACGTGGTGGACAAGTGTTTTTTATTCATAATCGAATAGAGAATATTAAAGAAGTCGCTGGAATGATTCAGCGATTAGTACCAGACGCCAAAATCGGTATAGGTCACGGACAATTAGATGGCAAAAAGCTAGAAGAGTTAATGCTGGCTTTTATGAATGGAGATTTCGATGTATTGGTCAGTACAACCATCGTAGAAAGTGGATTAGACGTACCTAATGCAAATACCATTTTTATAAATAACGCCAATAATTTTGGATTAAGCGACTTACACCAAATGCGTGGTCGTGTTGGTCGAAGTAACAAAAAAGCATTATGTTATTTTATAACACCAGAATATTCTGCTATGACTTCTGATGCCAGAAAACGTATCACAGCTTTAGAACAATTTACAGAGTTAGGTAGCGGATTTAATATCGCTATGAAGGATTTAGAAATTAGAGGTGCTGGCGATTTATTGGGTGGTGAGCAAAGCGGATTTATCAACGATATTGGTTTTGATACCTATCAAAAAATCTTAAATGAAGCCATTGAAGAACTTAAAGAATCTGAGTTTGCAGATTTATATAAAGATGATGGTAAACCAAAGAAATTTGTCAAAGACGTTACAATTGATACAGATTTTGAATTGCTTTTTCCTGACGATTATGTAAATAATATTACAGAGCGTTTAAATCTATATACTAAGCTTAACGAGATAAAAACAGAAGAAGATTTACAAAAATTTGAATCAGAAATTATTGATCGTTTTGGAGAATTACCAGCTCAAGTTTCGGATTTATTTGACAGTGTGAGATTAAAATGGATTGCTACTGAAATTGGTGTAGAAAAATTAATCATGAAACAAGGTAGACTGATTGGTTATTTTATCCAAGACCAGCAGAGTCAATTTTATCAAAGTGATAATTTCTCGAGAGTATTACAATATGTTCAAGCTAATGCAACAAAATGTATAATGAAAGAAAAGCAGACTCGTAAAGGATTACGCCTATTAATTTCGTTTCAAAATGTGAAATCTACCCAACAGGCATTGAATTTACTTTCCGAAATTAATTAA